A stretch of the Desulforegula conservatrix Mb1Pa genome encodes the following:
- a CDS encoding ATP synthase subunit K (produces ATP from ADP in the presence of a proton gradient across the membrane; the K subunit is a nonenzymatic component which binds the dimeric form by interacting with the G and E subunits) — protein MEILPSIGFVCALFFPAVGSVLGASAAGMASIAAMKKCFLRGEPAPFILIAFVGIPLSQIIYGMILMNSIIKAADKILPITGFLAGLLGGIAIGISAVYTGKAGALAADAMGETGKGFGFYIMVMGILETAGLFVMVFLMAILK, from the coding sequence ATGGAAATTCTCCCAAGCATAGGCTTTGTCTGTGCGCTTTTCTTTCCGGCAGTCGGCTCTGTTTTGGGAGCAAGCGCTGCTGGCATGGCATCAATAGCCGCTATGAAGAAGTGCTTTTTAAGGGGTGAACCCGCGCCCTTCATCCTGATTGCCTTTGTGGGCATCCCGCTTTCACAGATTATTTACGGAATGATTCTGATGAATTCCATAATAAAAGCCGCTGATAAAATTCTTCCAATAACAGGATTCCTGGCAGGACTTCTTGGAGGAATCGCCATAGGCATATCCGCTGTATACACAGGAAAGGCAGGAGCGCTTGCAGCAGACGCTATGGGCGAGACAGGAAAAGGTTTCGGGTTTTATATAATGGTGATGGGAATACTTGAAACAGCAGGACTTTTTGTAATGGTGTTTCTGATGGCCATACTGAAATAG
- a CDS encoding universal stress protein, whose protein sequence is MEKKILIAVDPSVYTVNALRYAAMIAKKIDVSFSLIHIQPTISSFLMEEAKKDPEAIKRLQKQSEKHSEDAITVFEYCTDRFTRFGVSRDKIECFSPMKAHSVAKDIIAHANMKLYDAIIIGRRGLTKIQETLMGSLSKSLLESSELIPLWVVDGEINSEKFLLAVDGTTNSFRAVDHLCFILSGNPDAKITLMHVMPAFGSFSGINFNDKECDSCNIDIAADNKKLDNFYGLAKKRFKEAGLTEKQIEIKALRCTANVAKAIICEAEKGHYGTIVLGRRKSGPAVFSSSVSLNVLDNIRNRAVWVVL, encoded by the coding sequence ATGGAAAAGAAAATTCTGATAGCCGTTGATCCTTCAGTATATACTGTGAATGCCCTAAGATACGCAGCAATGATAGCTAAAAAAATTGACGTGTCTTTTTCCCTCATTCATATTCAGCCAACCATTTCCAGTTTTCTTATGGAAGAAGCAAAAAAAGACCCTGAAGCCATAAAAAGATTACAGAAACAATCTGAAAAGCACAGCGAGGATGCTATAACCGTATTTGAGTATTGCACGGACAGATTCACAAGATTCGGAGTCAGCAGAGACAAAATTGAGTGCTTTTCGCCAATGAAAGCCCACAGCGTGGCCAAGGATATAATTGCCCACGCAAATATGAAACTCTATGATGCCATAATTATTGGAAGAAGAGGCCTGACAAAAATACAGGAGACCTTAATGGGAAGCCTGTCCAAGTCCCTGCTTGAAAGTTCGGAACTCATACCTCTCTGGGTTGTTGATGGTGAAATAAATTCAGAAAAATTTCTCCTCGCGGTTGACGGCACAACCAACTCTTTTCGTGCCGTAGACCATCTCTGCTTTATTCTAAGCGGAAACCCTGATGCAAAAATCACACTTATGCATGTGATGCCTGCCTTCGGATCTTTTTCAGGAATAAACTTCAACGACAAGGAATGCGATTCATGCAATATCGACATCGCCGCAGACAATAAGAAATTAGATAATTTCTATGGGCTTGCAAAAAAAAGGTTCAAAGAGGCCGGATTAACGGAAAAACAGATTGAAATAAAAGCTTTGAGGTGTACAGCAAACGTAGCCAAGGCTATCATATGCGAAGCTGAAAAGGGACACTATGGGACAATCGTACTGGGCAGAAGAAAATCAGGGCCAGCAGTGTTTTCTTCCAGCGTTTCCCTAAATGTTCTGGACAATATCAGAAACAGGGCTGTATGGGTTGTTCTGTAA
- a CDS encoding 50S ribosome-binding protein YggL, with the protein MNKRIRRKKCLGEFKEFCAPIALKITAGTDMEEFLNALLTEAIEANECCLGGGGDDEVFEGFIELGNAKDKPEEKLEKVVNWIKSRSEVEKIVTGRLTDAWYGPFDEIEI; encoded by the coding sequence ATGAATAAGAGAATAAGAAGAAAAAAATGCCTGGGAGAATTCAAGGAATTTTGCGCTCCAATAGCACTCAAGATAACTGCTGGAACTGATATGGAAGAATTCCTTAATGCTCTTCTTACAGAAGCTATTGAAGCAAACGAATGCTGTCTCGGAGGCGGTGGCGACGATGAGGTTTTTGAAGGTTTCATCGAACTTGGGAACGCAAAAGACAAACCAGAGGAAAAACTTGAAAAAGTTGTCAACTGGATCAAAAGCAGATCAGAAGTTGAAAAAATTGTTACGGGCAGACTCACAGATGCATGGTATGGCCCATTCGACGAAATAGAAATTTAA
- a CDS encoding OmpA family protein encodes MRNSEGRQIKNTAGFIRLMCLLLFLTFFCAPALCMETKPAVIQVYLRDGLVIESSGRPAGPPSAAGLSSTVSENIKLKSINIGMIGAIMNGRFVQINWDDVLKEAVEIELMSPGLSPYKKGQLRIKKISGETSILTDATLFKYVGHDTPVKEFVVYSYDGFNKSWREENLDVAKVKKISIVSNIITPSAPVAHKSQPKKVASNSKSSVVTIKFEPEIDEVAPEYHKKLKALADTFKKDKGKSRKIYVTGHTDFDKDKERSMEISKIRAEAVKDYLVKKAGVPESKIKVSYLGDKKPVATNKTPDGRAKNRRVEVFIK; translated from the coding sequence ATGAGAAATTCAGAAGGCAGACAGATAAAAAATACAGCCGGTTTCATCAGACTCATGTGTTTATTGTTGTTTTTGACTTTTTTTTGCGCTCCTGCACTCTGCATGGAAACAAAGCCAGCTGTCATCCAGGTTTATCTGAGGGATGGGCTTGTAATAGAATCAAGTGGCAGGCCTGCCGGGCCACCATCTGCCGCCGGTTTATCCTCGACTGTTTCAGAAAATATCAAGCTGAAGAGCATCAATATAGGGATGATCGGAGCAATCATGAACGGACGGTTCGTCCAGATAAACTGGGATGATGTACTGAAAGAAGCCGTGGAAATTGAGCTCATGAGTCCGGGGCTAAGTCCATATAAGAAGGGGCAGCTCAGGATTAAAAAAATTAGCGGTGAAACAAGCATTTTAACAGACGCCACTTTATTTAAATATGTGGGACACGATACTCCGGTTAAGGAATTTGTGGTCTACAGTTATGACGGCTTCAATAAATCCTGGCGTGAGGAGAATCTTGATGTCGCCAAGGTTAAAAAAATCTCCATTGTATCCAATATAATAACTCCTTCGGCACCGGTCGCTCATAAATCTCAGCCGAAGAAAGTGGCGTCTAATTCTAAAAGTTCCGTTGTCACGATTAAATTTGAACCTGAAATTGACGAAGTTGCTCCTGAATACCATAAAAAGCTTAAGGCTCTTGCTGATACTTTTAAGAAGGATAAGGGAAAAAGCCGCAAGATATATGTCACAGGTCACACTGATTTTGACAAGGACAAGGAACGGAGCATGGAGATCAGCAAAATCAGGGCCGAGGCTGTTAAGGATTATCTTGTAAAAAAAGCGGGCGTGCCTGAGTCAAAGATCAAGGTTTCTTACCTTGGTGACAAGAAACCTGTAGCCACAAACAAAACTCCGGATGGCAGAGCTAAAAATAGAAGGGTCGAAGTATTTATAAAATGA
- a CDS encoding ribonuclease D produces the protein MKQFKSNFFFIESDQGVIELASLLLGKKKVAVDLEADSMFHFREKVCLIQIGADSAVYIIDPLVTSDLSALKPVFANPEIQKVFHGADYDVRSLFRDFGITISNLFDTEIASRFLGFRETGLDSVIQKRFGIDLDKRFQKKDWSQRPLSDEMVEYAAFDVVFLIQLAEEFQQKLASLGRLSWVMEECNNLSMVRPQDNGDEPFFKRFKGAGRLDRRSLAILEGLLKFRFEMAEKRDRPLFKVLGNESLMRIAITRPDNTDKLFESRLLSIKQLHMYGDDLIRIVKEAMTLPDEMLPRYPRSRPEPSVPGLPQRIRKLKIWRDEVAANISIDPPLLMKNAVISTIAVKMPRSSDDLCCIPEMKAWQIKTIGADLIKFLNTID, from the coding sequence ATGAAACAGTTCAAAAGCAATTTCTTCTTCATAGAATCAGATCAGGGGGTTATAGAGCTCGCATCTCTGCTGTTAGGTAAAAAAAAGGTGGCGGTTGATCTTGAGGCTGATTCGATGTTCCACTTCAGGGAAAAAGTCTGTCTTATCCAGATAGGCGCTGATTCAGCTGTATACATAATAGATCCTCTTGTCACTTCTGATTTATCCGCTCTCAAGCCTGTTTTTGCAAATCCTGAAATCCAGAAAGTGTTCCACGGAGCAGATTATGATGTAAGATCTCTTTTCAGGGATTTCGGGATAACAATATCCAATCTGTTTGATACTGAAATAGCCAGCAGATTCCTTGGTTTCAGAGAAACAGGGCTTGATTCGGTAATACAAAAGCGTTTCGGTATAGATCTTGACAAGAGATTTCAGAAAAAGGACTGGTCCCAACGTCCTTTGTCGGATGAAATGGTTGAATATGCTGCATTTGATGTTGTTTTTCTTATCCAGCTCGCAGAAGAATTCCAGCAGAAACTTGCATCCCTTGGAAGGCTTTCCTGGGTGATGGAAGAGTGCAACAACCTCAGTATGGTCAGGCCCCAGGATAATGGAGACGAGCCTTTTTTCAAGAGATTTAAAGGCGCCGGAAGGCTTGATCGCAGAAGCCTTGCAATTCTTGAAGGACTCCTGAAATTCAGATTTGAAATGGCTGAAAAAAGGGACAGGCCACTTTTTAAAGTTCTTGGCAACGAGAGCCTGATGAGAATAGCCATAACCCGTCCTGACAACACAGACAAACTTTTCGAATCAAGGCTTCTTTCCATAAAACAGCTTCATATGTATGGCGATGATCTTATCAGGATTGTAAAGGAGGCAATGACCTTGCCAGACGAAATGCTTCCGAGGTATCCGAGATCAAGACCTGAACCATCTGTGCCAGGACTTCCCCAGAGAATAAGAAAGCTGAAGATCTGGAGGGATGAGGTTGCCGCAAATATTTCCATAGATCCTCCACTTTTAATGAAAAATGCTGTTATTTCGACAATAGCGGTCAAAATGCCGAGAAGCAGTGACGATCTTTGCTGTATTCCGGAGATGAAGGCCTGGCAGATAAAAACCATCGGGGCTGATCTTATTAAATTTTTGAACACCATAGATTAG
- a CDS encoding DUF6868 family protein encodes MTFETTRSILAWCSLINLGLLTWWFLFFVFARNWMLKIHGRWFRIPEDRFDSIHYSGMAFYKICILIFNLVPYLAMRIIVSP; translated from the coding sequence ATGACTTTTGAAACTACACGCTCAATCTTAGCATGGTGTTCATTAATCAATTTAGGTCTTTTGACATGGTGGTTTCTGTTTTTTGTGTTTGCGAGAAACTGGATGCTGAAAATCCACGGCAGATGGTTCAGGATTCCTGAAGACAGATTTGATTCGATTCATTATTCAGGGATGGCTTTTTACAAGATATGCATTCTTATTTTCAATCTTGTGCCTTATCTTGCCATGAGGATTATAGTATCTCCATAA
- a CDS encoding alpha/beta hydrolase, with protein sequence MEEKISIKSGELLLEGLFDPSGINGKGVIITHPHPLYGGNMYNNVVETLVSVFKDRGYSTLRFNFRGAGSSQGHHTESGDGEMQDVAAAAAFIVEKGLSPVFLAGYSYGSWVSHSAACRGFLASFPLEGMLLVSPPVDFIGFDKKSVNLELKIISGGYDNLGRPFSVKKVMNDWARAVYFESIEEADHFWVGHEDDLYEKALTAIS encoded by the coding sequence ATGGAAGAGAAAATATCCATAAAATCAGGAGAGCTTCTGCTTGAAGGGCTTTTTGATCCGTCAGGCATAAATGGGAAAGGCGTGATAATAACTCACCCTCATCCGCTGTATGGCGGGAATATGTATAATAATGTAGTTGAGACTCTGGTTTCGGTATTCAAGGACAGAGGATATTCAACCCTTAGATTTAATTTTAGGGGTGCAGGCTCGAGCCAGGGCCATCATACAGAAAGCGGAGACGGCGAGATGCAGGATGTTGCGGCGGCGGCAGCATTTATAGTTGAAAAAGGACTTAGCCCGGTATTTCTTGCAGGATACTCATACGGCAGCTGGGTAAGCCATTCAGCTGCTTGCAGAGGTTTTCTTGCTTCATTTCCTCTGGAAGGCATGCTTCTGGTGTCACCTCCTGTGGATTTCATAGGTTTTGATAAAAAATCGGTTAATCTGGAATTGAAAATAATTTCTGGTGGTTACGATAATCTTGGTAGGCCGTTTTCAGTTAAAAAAGTCATGAATGATTGGGCAAGAGCTGTTTATTTTGAGTCTATTGAAGAAGCGGATCATTTCTGGGTCGGCCACGAAGATGATCTGTATGAGAAGGCTCTGACCGCAATAAGCTGA
- a CDS encoding 4Fe-4S binding protein → MSASIYHKLAKHLDNQPGGYPSTPDGVEIRILKLLFTPDEAEFALHLNMIAEEPTTLAVRAGISAEKAQNLIENMTTKGLVFKIRKDGKPDSYMAGQFIVGIWELQVGRLTPELAREMEAYMPVVLSADVWQKTPQMRVIPINKSIDPVLRVMTYENAEALVKTKTSFVITPCICRKEKALKGHICEKPVETCITFGSDEDFFLKTGAGRKASLDEVLELLALADKAGLVLQPTNGKDISWICCCCGCCCALLRNIKKSPNPGEIIASPFYAVVDADRCTGCGICLKRCQVDAISFSGDLAEIMKKRCIGCGLCVTTCPWKAIVLKRKTKIDQPVLPDSFTMTYLRLAKKRGKIDPLSLSLMAGKSMKDRFKARNKND, encoded by the coding sequence ATGTCTGCAAGCATATATCACAAACTGGCAAAGCATCTTGATAATCAGCCAGGAGGATATCCTTCAACTCCTGATGGTGTTGAAATACGAATTCTGAAGCTTCTTTTTACTCCTGACGAGGCAGAATTTGCGCTGCATTTGAATATGATTGCTGAAGAACCAACCACTCTCGCTGTCAGAGCAGGAATCAGTGCAGAAAAAGCTCAAAATCTGATTGAAAATATGACCACCAAGGGGCTTGTTTTTAAGATTAGAAAAGATGGAAAGCCAGACAGCTACATGGCTGGTCAGTTTATTGTTGGCATATGGGAATTGCAGGTCGGCAGACTGACTCCTGAGCTTGCAAGGGAGATGGAGGCATATATGCCCGTGGTTCTAAGTGCGGATGTCTGGCAAAAAACTCCCCAGATGAGGGTTATTCCGATAAATAAAAGCATTGATCCGGTGCTAAGAGTAATGACTTATGAAAATGCTGAGGCACTTGTTAAAACAAAGACCAGTTTTGTAATAACGCCTTGTATTTGCAGAAAAGAAAAAGCCCTGAAAGGTCATATTTGTGAGAAGCCCGTTGAAACCTGCATTACTTTCGGAAGTGACGAAGATTTTTTTCTGAAAACAGGGGCAGGCAGAAAGGCATCTCTTGATGAGGTTCTTGAGCTTCTGGCATTGGCTGATAAGGCTGGGCTTGTTCTTCAGCCCACAAACGGAAAAGACATCAGCTGGATTTGCTGCTGCTGCGGGTGTTGTTGCGCTCTTCTTCGCAATATTAAAAAAAGTCCTAATCCGGGTGAAATTATTGCGTCTCCTTTTTATGCAGTAGTTGATGCAGATCGTTGTACAGGCTGCGGAATATGTCTTAAACGTTGTCAGGTTGATGCCATATCTTTCAGCGGTGATCTTGCGGAAATTATGAAAAAAAGATGCATAGGCTGCGGTCTGTGTGTCACAACATGTCCATGGAAAGCGATTGTACTTAAGAGAAAAACCAAAATTGACCAGCCTGTTCTTCCGGACAGTTTTACAATGACTTATCTAAGGCTTGCAAAGAAACGAGGGAAAATAGATCCTCTTTCCCTGTCTTTAATGGCCGGTAAATCCATGAAAGACAGGTTCAAGGCCAGGAATAAGAACGATTAG
- a CDS encoding V-type ATPase 116kDa subunit family protein: MKKITVIFDSVKTEETLCALREYGSFHPSPGKKPESPEIEMLKKNTGILDKALSLLPETKDNDDQTTQNGDLIGLANNIIATASNIKIIHEDLKPLEKELDSIKKWGKSDKTLIDDLINKGINIRFFRCPKKDMAQFPDNVFSFYAFDDGGMTVAGVVLYNQAIDSDLGFQEVFPPLRNVETVAGIIKEKEKKLLELEIKLESYGKLKKALEDELLSLQKRLEFETVKAGIIEKDRISILTGFCPESEADRLKKLAEKHAWAIMSEAPDEKDPAPTLVRHSKISGLFSPVMDFVGIVPAYHEYDASMSFLVFFTIFFAILVGDAGYGVIILIATFLFSRFTNRLPQNAILLLYLLSTAAIIWGAISGIWFASERIAEIPFFRAFIIPSIFGFSPESDISIPRICMVIAFLQLASAHVWRAARAYPSLLIFAEAGWIAVLGGVFFIIDFLILNSPVSPLIKPLVIFGSICVLIFAGQNSDGFKSGMIRGLKNMPMTLLSGIGCFSDTVSYIRLFAVGLASKEMAVAFNNIALSVGFESFIPATAAVLILISGHAINIALAVMAVLVHGIRLNFLEYSTHLNMEWTGIKYAPFR, encoded by the coding sequence ATGAAAAAAATCACCGTGATTTTTGATTCCGTAAAAACGGAGGAGACTCTTTGCGCACTTCGTGAATATGGATCATTTCACCCATCTCCGGGTAAAAAGCCAGAGTCCCCTGAAATTGAAATGCTCAAAAAAAACACTGGAATTCTGGATAAAGCTTTAAGCCTGCTTCCTGAAACCAAAGATAACGATGACCAAACAACTCAAAATGGTGATTTAATTGGGCTTGCCAATAACATTATTGCAACAGCCTCCAATATCAAAATCATTCATGAAGATCTTAAACCGCTTGAAAAGGAACTGGACTCCATAAAAAAATGGGGAAAGTCTGACAAGACTCTGATTGATGACCTTATAAATAAAGGAATAAATATCAGATTTTTCAGATGCCCCAAGAAAGATATGGCGCAATTCCCTGACAATGTTTTCAGTTTTTATGCTTTTGATGACGGAGGAATGACAGTTGCAGGGGTTGTTCTTTATAATCAGGCAATAGATTCAGATCTTGGTTTCCAGGAAGTTTTCCCGCCGCTGAGAAATGTAGAAACCGTGGCCGGTATTATTAAAGAGAAAGAAAAAAAGCTTCTTGAACTTGAAATAAAGCTTGAATCATATGGTAAATTAAAAAAGGCGCTGGAGGACGAACTTTTAAGCCTTCAGAAGAGACTTGAGTTTGAAACTGTAAAAGCAGGAATAATTGAAAAAGATAGAATCTCCATACTTACTGGTTTTTGTCCTGAATCAGAAGCAGACAGACTAAAAAAACTGGCTGAAAAGCATGCATGGGCAATAATGTCTGAAGCGCCTGATGAAAAAGATCCTGCGCCCACACTTGTAAGACATTCTAAAATATCCGGACTTTTCAGTCCTGTAATGGATTTTGTGGGGATAGTCCCTGCTTACCACGAATACGACGCAAGCATGTCTTTCCTTGTTTTTTTCACCATTTTTTTTGCGATACTCGTTGGTGATGCTGGCTATGGTGTGATTATTCTCATAGCCACATTTTTATTCAGCAGATTCACGAACCGATTGCCCCAAAATGCGATACTCCTTCTTTATTTGCTTTCAACTGCGGCAATCATCTGGGGGGCAATTTCAGGCATATGGTTCGCGTCTGAAAGGATAGCTGAAATTCCTTTTTTCAGAGCTTTCATCATTCCTTCAATTTTTGGTTTTTCGCCCGAGAGTGATATATCAATCCCAAGGATCTGCATGGTCATAGCTTTTCTGCAACTTGCTTCAGCCCATGTATGGAGGGCGGCAAGGGCTTATCCTTCACTTCTGATTTTTGCGGAAGCAGGCTGGATAGCCGTGCTTGGCGGAGTTTTTTTCATAATAGACTTCCTGATTCTGAACAGTCCCGTATCTCCACTTATAAAACCGCTGGTTATTTTCGGATCAATCTGCGTCTTGATATTTGCCGGGCAGAACAGCGACGGATTCAAAAGCGGAATGATAAGAGGTCTGAAAAATATGCCGATGACCCTTCTGAGTGGTATTGGCTGCTTTTCTGACACTGTCTCATATATCCGTCTCTTTGCAGTCGGACTTGCTTCAAAGGAAATGGCTGTCGCATTCAACAACATTGCGTTGAGTGTTGGTTTCGAATCATTTATTCCAGCGACTGCGGCTGTACTTATATTAATTTCAGGCCATGCCATCAATATTGCGCTGGCTGTAATGGCTGTTCTGGTTCACGGTATCAGACTTAATTTTCTGGAATATTCTACCCACCTAAACATGGAATGGACGGGCATAAAATATGCTCCTTTCAGATAA
- a CDS encoding DUF3369 domain-containing protein yields MNNQPTDSVTSDKSETIPDKMDDQLIFADESERLSAQVYSRANWKILIVDDEPEVHSITKMVLRDYSFLNRGIDFLSAFSAEGAKILLKDEPDAAIIILDVVMETDDAGLKLVKYIREDLKNRIIRIIMRTGQPGKAPENDIITNYDINDYKAKTELTSQKLFTTVTTALRSYNDLQTIEKNRRGLELILNSSAQLFRYQSLKTFAAGVLTQLLAILRLNDDAMYMRGSVFAAACGKEELSILAATGQYEDFIQKPIHTVLPPNAHKYIEIVMKEKSDLFIDDCYIGYSISQSGTHNLLYLTGCENLTEMEKNLVRIFASNVSIAFDNIYLARDVVKTQKEVIYTLGEVVETRSKETANHVQRVAQMSKLLALKSGLGEKIADIVKMAAPMHDIGKIGMPDSIMSKAESLTFEEFEIIKTHPVIGYEILKKSDREIMQAAAIIAHEHHERWDGKGYPRGLKGEETHIYGRITAIADVFDALTHKRIYKPAWSHEEAASYIKTQEGKHFDPVLADLFAKNLNEFVEINQAYADGGNEDNDE; encoded by the coding sequence ATGAACAACCAACCCACTGACAGCGTCACGTCAGATAAATCTGAAACCATTCCGGATAAAATGGACGACCAGTTGATTTTTGCAGACGAGTCTGAACGGCTCTCCGCTCAGGTCTATTCCAGAGCCAACTGGAAGATATTAATAGTTGATGATGAGCCAGAGGTTCACAGTATAACAAAAATGGTTCTCAGGGACTATTCATTTCTTAACAGGGGAATAGACTTCTTAAGCGCCTTTTCTGCGGAAGGGGCAAAAATACTCCTTAAGGATGAGCCAGATGCGGCAATAATCATCCTTGATGTTGTCATGGAAACAGATGATGCAGGGTTAAAATTAGTCAAATATATTCGCGAAGACCTGAAAAACAGAATCATACGCATAATAATGAGAACAGGACAACCAGGCAAGGCTCCTGAAAACGACATCATAACAAATTATGACATTAATGATTATAAAGCCAAGACAGAGCTCACGTCACAAAAGCTTTTCACGACGGTGACAACAGCCCTCAGATCATATAACGATCTTCAGACCATTGAAAAAAACAGGAGAGGGCTTGAGCTCATACTAAACTCTTCTGCCCAGCTTTTCAGATATCAGTCCTTGAAAACATTTGCAGCCGGAGTTCTGACTCAGTTGCTTGCCATACTCAGGCTTAATGACGACGCAATGTATATGAGGGGTTCGGTTTTTGCGGCCGCGTGCGGCAAGGAAGAACTTAGCATACTGGCAGCCACCGGCCAGTACGAGGATTTCATCCAGAAACCCATACATACGGTTCTCCCACCAAACGCCCACAAATACATTGAAATAGTAATGAAGGAAAAATCGGATCTTTTCATAGATGACTGCTACATCGGCTACTCGATAAGCCAAAGCGGCACACACAATCTTCTTTACCTTACGGGCTGCGAGAATCTGACAGAGATGGAAAAAAATCTGGTCAGAATATTCGCGTCCAATGTGTCAATAGCATTCGACAACATATATCTTGCAAGAGATGTGGTCAAAACCCAGAAAGAAGTCATCTACACCCTCGGAGAAGTGGTTGAAACAAGATCAAAAGAGACAGCCAACCATGTCCAGAGGGTGGCCCAGATGTCCAAACTGCTTGCGCTCAAATCAGGACTTGGAGAAAAAATAGCCGATATAGTCAAAATGGCGGCACCGATGCACGATATAGGCAAAATAGGAATGCCAGACTCAATCATGTCAAAGGCCGAATCCCTGACCTTTGAAGAATTTGAAATCATCAAAACCCACCCTGTAATCGGTTATGAAATTCTAAAAAAATCAGACAGGGAAATCATGCAGGCAGCAGCAATAATAGCTCACGAACATCATGAAAGATGGGACGGAAAAGGTTATCCAAGAGGCCTCAAAGGCGAAGAAACCCATATATATGGCAGAATTACGGCCATTGCCGATGTTTTTGATGCCCTGACTCATAAAAGAATATACAAGCCAGCTTGGAGCCATGAAGAAGCAGCATCATATATAAAAACGCAGGAAGGCAAACATTTTGATCCTGTCCTTGCCGATCTATTTGCAAAAAACCTGAATGAATTCGTGGAAATAAATCAGGCTTATGCAGATGGTGGAAATGAAGACAACGATGAATAA